CAGAAATTTTGGCGGTTCTTTTCAACAAAGGAACCCCTTTTTCTGTCGGCGAAATCGTCATGTTTTTCAATGTGTTTATTCTCGGAAGCGCCGGTTTCGTCTACGGATGGGATCGTGCGATGTATTCGTTGATCGCTTACTTCATCGCGTTTAAAATGATCGACATTACGATCGAAGGTCTCGAATCTTCCCGTTCCGTTTGGATCGTCAGTGAAGAACATAGACAAATCGGCGATGCTTTAAATTCCCGTCTTGGCCGCGGAATCACCTATTTAAACGGGGAAGGCGGCTACAGCGGCGACGACAAAATGATGATTTTCTGTGTCATTACCCGTATGGAAGAAGCAAAATTAAAAAGCATCGTCGATGAATTTGACCCGTCGGCATTTTTGGCGATCGGCGATATTCATGACGTAAAAGGCGGACGCTTCAAAAAACGCGACATCCACTGATCGGCTTCTTATTGTCTGCGATGTGAGGTGACTTCCGATGAAAGCAATCTTGTTGTTTTTATTGGCTGGCCTTGCCGAAATCGGGGGCGGCTGGCTCGTTTGGCTTTGGCTGCGCGAAGGCTATTCCTTCGTCTATGGGGTGATCGGCAGCTTTCTTTTGATTGCCTACGGAATCATCCCGACGATGCAAAACTTCCCGGCATTCGGTAGGATTTATGCTGCCTATGGCGGAGTTTTCATCCTTTTATCGTTATTTTGGGGCTGGACCGCAGATCGGAAGACACCGGATTTCTTTGATTGGCTCGGGGCTTCCATCTGCTTGCTCGGCACCGCTGTCATTTTGTGGGCACCGAGAGGTTGACCTTTAGCCGCGATTGACTGGCGCGATTTTCGGAAAAAAAAGACGCAACGATACACGGCTTAGAAATGTCCGTGTACGCCGTATTCTTTCTCATCCGGAAACAAAGGACGTGGCAAATAGAAACCGTACGATTTGCTCGGGGTCGGCCTTAACTTTCGTGCGTCTCCTTTCCTTCGCGAAAGGCGGAAACGTTCTTTTTCTTAATGAACTTGCAGGCGAACCCTCCGGCTATGATGAGTAACACCCCGATCACGACATACGTTTGAAATCCTGTAAGAATCGAACGAACCGAATCCACCTTCCCCATTTGACCAAGAAAAAGCAGACAGAGGAGCCATGGCAGTACACCGACAAATGTCAAGACCGCGAAGGGGAGCGGTTTGATTTTGCTGACCCCGGAAGCGTAGGAAATGTAGTTCCCGACGCCGAAAGGGCGCGAAAGCGCGATGCTCCATGTGCCGAACCGCTGAAACGATCGCTGGGCTCGTTCAATTTTTCGGTGCTTTAATTTTCTTTTGATGTACCCTTCCATCTTATAGCCGAGAAAATAAGGAATGAAACTGAACAATGTATACACGAAGGCACCTGCCAAACCGATGGCAATGAGTTCTGCGATTCCCGGTTGCAGCAAATAGCCGTAAAATAAGGCAATCAACGTGCCTGGGAACGGCAGGGACGAGGATTCGAGCGCGAGACCGATCATCAACCCGAACGCCCCAAGTTGGTTCAGAAGATCCAAGAGCATGTCCACCATGTCGGGCTCCTTTTCATTCGAATTTCCCGCATACCGGCGGCGATTTCCTTACTATGGAGTTACCCGAAGTCGGCATGGCTCAATCAGAAGATTCGCTTTTTTGAAAAACGGGTATGTTTAAACGGATGTTTACCTACTTTTCGAGGAGACGCAAAATGAACAAGCAGCTCAGGCAATTCGTATTGCTCGCCATCTTGACCGGCTGTCTTTACGTCGGATTGTTTTCGCACCATCATTCGGCTGCAAAGACGTTCGCCATTATTCTTTATTTTGTTGTGTTGGTTTCGATTGTGTTTCAACTCCTGTTGGAAAACCGTTCACCTTACAAAACGTTGTTATGGATTTATGTCTTGTTGTTCCTTCCTGTAATCGGTTATTTGTATTTTATTTATTCAGGGCAATTGCAAGTGAAAGGGTACTTGTTCCAAAGAAAACGGGAAAACAATGAAACCTACTTGCGAAATGCGTTCAACAATAAACAAAACCCGCTCTGGGAAAACATGACCGGCGAGGAACAAAGGATTTCCAACATGATCGTCAAAAAATCGAATTTCCCGATCAGCTTTTTCACCGAAACCAAAGTGTTGCGCAACGGAGATGAAACATTTCCCGCCATTCTCGAAGCCTTGAAAAACGCCCGCCGTTATATTTATCTCGAATATTACATTTTTCGGGACGACGATATCGGAACTGAGATCGTTCGTGTTCTAGAGGAAAAAGCTCGGCAAGGGCTGGATGTGAGGCTGATTTACGATGCCGTCGGCAGCGTTGGGTTGTCAATGCGTACGATTAAAAAAATGGAGGCCGCCGGTGTCCAAGTGGCTTGCTTTTCGCCGATCAAGTCCGGATTTTTCAACCAAAAAATCAACTTCCGCAACCATCGAAAAATTATTGTGGTCGACGGCAAAGCAGGGTTTGTCGGCGGTTTGAACATCGGGGACGAATACCTTGGCCGCGATAAAAGGATGGGGTTTTGGCGAGACACGCACTTGCTCGTGAAAGGTGAAGCGGTTCGCAGTTTGCACGCGATCTTTATCATCGATTGGGCTTATCTATCCCATGAAACGGTGACGCCTGAACAAACCGAGCGAACATTTCCGATGGGGAAAAGCGACGGAGGCGTGCAAGTTGCCGCAAGCGGACCGGATTCGAACGAAGGACTCATGACAAACCTTTATTTCAGCATGATCACGTCCGCCCGACAATCGGTTTGGATTGCAACGCCGTATTTCATTCCGAACAAAGCCATTCGATCCGCGCTCGCGATGGCCGCCGCGCGAGGGGTCTCTGTCAAATTAATGGTACCGGAAACGAACGACGGATTTCTCACGAAATATGCGACCCGATCTTATTTCGACGAACTGCTCGACAACGGAATCGAAGTGTACATGTATCGGAAAGGGTTTATGCATCAAAAAATCATGATCGTCGACGGCCGCTACGCTTCCATCGGAACAGCGAACGTCGACTTTCGGAGCCTCAACCTCAATTTTGAAGTCAACGTGTTTCTTTTCAACTGCTCGAGCGTAAAAGAGTTGATCAACAACTATAAAACCGACATCGCGGAAAGCGTCCAAGTCGATCTCGAACGCTATCGAAACCGCCGTTTGACGGTCCGCGCAAAAGAATCCGTCGCCCGTCTGTTTTCACCCGCCCTGTAACACAAGCAGATAGGATGGCATCCGGTTATGCCATCCTTTCTTTTTCTTTCTCGATGCGTTCGCAAATGTCGTGATTCCACTCGGCGTCGTTCGCCATCGAAGCGACCAGCGACTCGTTATACAAGCGGCTCAGTTTCTGCGCTTTCTTCAAATTCGCTTCCATGCAATGCCGAAAGTCACGTTCATCTTCAGACGTCCACTCCTTTCCGGAAGATGCCTTCAACCATAGTTCGGCAAGCCTTTGGTGAACACTCCACATAACCGATGCTCCTTTTTCTCTTCATTCTGCTCGTGACCTCCCCGATTCATACGTGCCACCATATGCTTCCCTACGGCCATCGTATTTGCTTCCCCGATCGATTGTGAAACTTTCACGACACTGCCGTCGCTTCAGCTCCGCGGCTAATACGTTCCGCACCGCAAACGTTCGCGGCCGCCGGCGGTAATAGCAATACGCGGTGAATAAGTCTTCCGTCACTGCAAGGACGCGAACGTACCGTTCGCTCAATCGGCCTTGGCCGTCCATATAAATCATTTGAACGATGTCGCCTTTTTCAAAGCGCATCGCACGCACCTCCCGGAACGAATGTTTGTTCTCATTATATACGAACATGCGTTCCTTTTCAACAGAAAAAAAATGTAGAGAACCCGGAAAGATTCTCCACATTGCCCGATGGAGGGGGACGGATTCGAACCGCCGAACCCTGAGGGAGCGGATTTACAGTCCGCCGCGTTTAGCCACTTCGCTACCCCTCCGTAGTTTAGAGGTGAGAGGTTGGAGGTTAGAAGCTGGATTATCTTTTACTCTAACATACAATTTCTAACTTCTACCCTCTAGCCTCCAGCCATGACCCCTACGGGATTCGAACCCGTGTTACCGCCGTGAAAGGGCGGTGTCTTAACCACTTGACCAAGGGGCCCCGTTTTTAACGGCGTTTTTTATTATAAACAGGTCCACACAAAATTGCAACCAAAAAAACACCTCCGAAAAGGAAGTGTTTTTCGCTTATTGATCCGGGCTGGCGAGCACGAATTTGTTGCCGTCCGGATCTTGGAATATCGCCTGAATGCCGCCCCATTGTTGCCGCGTTGCCGGTTCGATAAACTCGACGCCGCGTTCGGAGAGTTCGCGGTAGTCTTTCTCGACATCGTCGCTCGTGAACGCTACGTTCTGGAATTGGCCGATGCGGTCTTCTTGCCCCGGCGGCGTAAACAATACGATGAGCGTCTCCGATCCCGGCGGTTGCAACTCGATCCAACGCTGGCCATTGCCGAAAGGTTGGTCAGTGACCACTTCAAACCCGAGTTTTTCGGTGTAAAAAGCCAATGACCGATCTTGATCGCTGACGGGAATGCTTGCAAATCGAACGCGAATCATTTTCCATCACCTCTATCGGAAAGCATATCATATACATGCCACACCGCACAAAAATCGTCCCCCGGGCCGAAATCGGCACGGTTTGTATAATAAAGTTCTCCGTGCGGACCTTTTCTGAACACGGAAACACCGGGATGTTGCCCATGTTCGTCTGCAAATCCGGTCTCTTTTTTAAACGACGTTCCCTCCGTCGACACCATCGGGAACGTCCAGCCCCGTTGCTTGCGCATCGTTTGTTGAATGTCCGGGGAATCCGGAGAAGCCAACGCAAAACCAGCTTTCCGCTGCACGTATTCGTAAATCCCGTTAAAGCCGTCAGCCCACATCGTACAGTATGAACAGTTTCTGCCCATGTTTTGGATCACGACCAATTCGTCATGCTCCCCGAAAAGTTGCGAGAGCTTGATCTCGTTTCCGTCGGGATCCCGCAACCGGAAATCTTCAACTTCTCTTCTTTCTCTTTGCTTTCTCAGCCGCGCCAATTCCTTTTTCTTTTCCGCGATTTCCTTTTCCAACGATTCGATTCGACTTTCGAGTTCTGTCATTTTTCCTGCTCCTTTTGATTCGTTCCTGACGAAAGTTCTTGAAAGAAACCGATCCGGTTTCCCCACGGGTCCGAAAACGTGCACCACTTGACCGGCACCCCTTCCCGCGAATAAACCGGAGACGGCTCGACGCCCAATTCCGCAATGAGCCGCTTTCGCTCCCCCTCAATCTCATCAACCCCGAGTCTCAGCGGACCGCTGCCTTCGGCAGGTTCGCCTTTCGCAACTTGAAGCCAACAGCCGGAAAGCATTTCCCATTCCGCGAAATCTTCATGCGGAACGAAATCGGCCGGACGCCTGAACAATTTTTCATACCAACGGACGCCTTCTTCGTAATCTTTTACGCGAAATTGCATCGTCATTTCCGTTATGTTCATCCCCGCAAATCCTCCTTGCATACAATGCCTCTTTCTAAATAAAACTTCAGTAAAGTCATCGCCTCTCCCCAGCCGGCGGCGCAGTTTGCCATGGCGGACAAATCTCGATCGGAAGTCGAATACCCGGTTTCATGTATCGACAGGAGCGTCCCTTCCTTATAAGGAGCTAGCTTGAGAGAAACGGTGCACAACGTTTCTCCGGGAAACCATTGAAACGTAAATTTCTTGTACGGAACCGCCTCCAATACGGGACCGCCGTCTTCAATCGTTTTTCGTTCGCTCCCGAAATTCTGCCAGCGAAAGCGAATGTCTCCTTCCAAATCGACGGTCGTTCCGTCAGTAAACCAGGCGTTCCAGCCTGCCGCCGTCGTCAACGTTTCGTAAACTTTTTCAGGCGGAGCTTGAATGTACGTTTCATGCGAAATTTCCGGCATTCCAACATCCTCTCCTCCATAACCATTTTCCTCAGTTTACTTAATACGACCGGAAAAACTTCTTCTAGTTTGCGCGATTACTGCTTTTCGCCGGCCAGACCTAGCGTGATGTCCGTTACATCCGCATCCGCCTTCATCAACAGTAATTCTTTTCCCTTCCTCATTTGCAATGCTCAACTACTAATTACTTTGCCAAGCACACGAAAAATCCTCTTTTTTTTATAAAATTTTCCACGTTTTGTCACCGTTTGTGCCACGGCTGAAATTCACGAATGCGTTTTTCGAGCTGTGCAGCGTTGCCGTCGAACGTGACGGCCCGGTCATCGACGTACACCACCGCCGGCTCTTTCTCCAACGTGATGCCGTCGACCTCAATTTCGTGGTCGCGCAGCCATTTTTTTATGGCCACACGCCCTTTGTCCTCCCGGCAGCGCGACGACACGACAAGCAGCCGATACTTCTTTCGAAGCGCTTGTATCGTCTCGCGAATGCCTTCGACCGGCGGATCCGGAATCATACCAATACCTTTCCAACCGCTCGTGTAGCTGTGAATAACGCCGTCAAAATTAAAGACAATCGTTTGTTTTCCTTTCATTTCGCTTCACCTCCTTCCTAGTTTGCCCGCTTTCCGACTTGTTTTATAATAAAACCATGGAGGGATGACGATGCGTTTATGGCATGAAGCCCTGCTTTCCGACCTGCCGCGCGCCCAATTGCTCGGCCAGCACCGCGAATGTTGCGCGCTCCGCGGCAACAGCTGGGGAAAACCCCACGCGACGGTCGATTACGTGTTTGATTATTCGCCGATCCAACTCTATCGTTACCATCGAAAAGTGATGGACGAGATGCAACGACGCGGGTATCAGGTGGATCCGTTGTGGGATGACCCGTGCTATAGAGGAAAGAACTGTGCTCCGTATCGAGAGCGAGAGATCGAAAAGCGAACGACCAATGTTTCCGATCCGGTCTACCCTGAACACGACGAAACTTATTTGTACGAATGCATCGAAAATCTGCGCGCCAAGGGAGCCGAAATCCGTCCGAAATAGAAAGTGCTCGATGGTTCGCTGACCCGAAACTTCGATCTAAGCTATAATAGAAAGAAACCGGGAAAAGGAGCGATGACCGTGACCGCAGTGCTCGAATCTTTTCCTTTTCCATTCGAAGAGGATACTTTCCGCTATTCCAACAACTCCGTACCGCTGGAACCTCCCGTCTGCATCGAGATTACGCCCGAATATCGTAAGGAAATCGCCCTTAAACGCCGCCTGCTTGACACCCATTTCGACAGGTGTTACCGCTCTCTGCCCCATACGCTCGATGCCCAGCGGGAAGCCGCCGACCTCATCATAGAACAGTTTAGCGCGTTCTACCCGGAACACTTTGCGGTAGTACACGATGGACAGCGTACGGAGGTTTTCAACAAACTCACGGGCGAAAAGGAAATATTTGGATGCGGGAAGCTGCGGCAGGGCGAGGAAGAGCCGTTATATAAAATTGGCCGCCATGTCCAGGAAGACTTGATCCTCATGATGCAGCGCGATGGAGAGCTCTACCTCGACGCGGGACAACTTTGTTTTCCCGCCAACTGGTCGCTCGCCTTTGACATCGGTATGGCCTTTGGCGCGATTCATGATCCGGTTCCACGACTTTCCAAAAGCCGGTTGCTCGAAAAGATTCGCAAATTCATTATGAGAATTGAGCCGGAGCAGCCTTGGACGCGAAAAAATTGGTCGCTCACCGTCGACCGACAGCTGGACACTCCGCTCGAAACCGTGTCGTCATGGGGACGAAAGCGACAGGAGATCACGCCGGAAAACGCCGGTGACCGCATTCATCTGCGGGTGGAGGTGCAAAAATTGTTCCGGTTGCCCGCGTCGCACAGTATCTTGTTCAGCATTCATACGCATCTGTTGTCGGTGCGAGAACTCGCTGGAAACCAGGAGTGGCTCCGGCGATTCCGTTCGGTCGTCGAGGAACTTCCCGACGACGTCGCGGCCTATAAGGGCTTGGCCCCTTTTCGAAAAGCTTTGTTGGAGCATTTACGACTGGAGTTACGCCGATGAACTTCGAATTCGCAGCGAATAAACGGCTCTATTTGTTGTTCGGCGACGAGGCCGGGAGGAAGATGCTGCAGGAAATCGAAAAAACGCTTGCCGAAAAAGAGCTCCCGTTCGAGCGGCATTACGGGCGATCCGACGCGGCTCAGTGGCTGTCGCAGCAAAAAATGGGGAGTTATTTGTACGGGGCAGGACGCTCGGATTGGGTCGATCAAATGAAACGACTCGCGGAAAACGCTGGCTTTTCCGAAGAAGAAATGCAATGGCTCACCGTCGGAGCCGAAAACAAGCAAGTGTTTTGCTCGGGATGCCATGCCGTGCAACGGGCAGGGAGCCGAAGACGGCTGGCGTGCGCCAATTGCGGGCTTCCCCTGTCGGTGTCGGAGCATTATTCCACGTTTCACCGGGCGTATCTTGGCTATCCGGACGAATGAGGTGATTCGATGAAAGTCACTGTTGATCAAATGATTCGAGAAACCGCGGACGTCAAAAGATTTCGGCTGCGCGCGACGGATGGCCGCGAGCTGCCTCGATTCAGCGCCGGCGCCCACATTGCGACGACAGCGGGTGGTTTTGAGCGCAACTATTCGCTTGTCGACGGCGATCGCGAATTTTACGAAATCGCGATCCGACGCGAAAGCGGTTCGAGAGGCGGTTCGGTTTATTGGCACGACCGTGTCAGCGAAGGGGACGAAGTCGAAATTCGTTGCCCGAAAAACCACTTTCCGTTAAGCTTTCGGGCGAAACATCACGTTTTTTTCGCCGCCGGCATCGGCATCACGCCTTTCATGGCGATGATGCGCGAGCTCTCCGAGCGCGGCGCGTCCTTCGAGCTGCATTATGCCGCGCGTTCCCGCGCGGACTGTGCTTTTTACGATGCAATCCAACGCCGCTTCGGGAGCAACGCCTGCTTTTATTTTTCAAAAACCGGCCATCGACTGACGACCGAACGGCTGCTTGAATTGCCGATCGGCTCGCATGTTTACTTTTGCGGTCCGGAAAGCTTCATTCACGACTTCACTGAAGCGGCCTTGTCGCTCGGCTATCCGAAAGGCAGCCTGCATCATGAGCGGTTCGCGGCGAAACCGGTACCGAATCCGCAGCCGTTCACTTTGGTGCTTGCCAAAACCGGACAAACGCTCCACGTCCCGAAGAACAAAACGGTGCTCGAAGTGTTGCGCGAGACCGGTGTCAAAGTACCGTATTCTTGCCGGGTTGGTGCTTGCGGCACGTGTGAAGTCGAGGTGCTGAAAGGGAAAATCGATCACTACGATTCGTTCTTGAGCGATGAAGAACGCGAGAAGGAAGACACGATGCTCACTTGCGTCTCGCGCTGCCGTTCAGGAAAGCTCATTTTAAATCTTTAATCCTTCCGCTTGGAGCGATCGATTCGATCCATAGCAAACCCGAAAATCAAACCGCTGACGACGCCCCAAACTATACCGTAAGGACTGTCAACGGCACTGCCCCACCCTGCTCCGATTGCTATTCCTACCGCAATCCAGACAGCGAGTCGTTGGTTTTTCTTTTTAGACATCAACATCCCTCCCCTTTGTATAACGGTTGAGACATCGACAAGTTTCACAATATAAAAAAAACCCTGTGGTTTCCCAGGGGCAGTTCGATCATTTTGATTTCTCGTCGTCTTCCGACCCTTCATCGCCCGGGACTTCCAGACGTTTTCCGCCGACAAACAAGTGACAATAAATATCAAGGTCCGGCTTCATTTCCGCCAACCCTTCGATGAACGGCGTCGTCAAGTCCTTGAAATCCTCCTCGACGCTTTCGTTTTCAGCGAGACCGTACACATACATCCTTTCCTCGTCTTGGACGCACGCCATGTAACCAACGGCATCCCCCTGCTCGTCAACGATGTTGTACACTTGAGACTCATTGTTGATGAATTCCGGTGAAATGTAAATTTCCATGAAGCATCATCTCCTTAAATGGTTGTGCAAACGTGACGTTGAGATTACTTCAGCGCAAATGGATGCGCCGTCTATTCCGTGTTCAGCTGCAATTTTCTAAACAAGCTGTTGTGCTCTTGTTCTTGTTCTTGTTCGCCGGTCGGCTGTTTTTCCTTCTTCACGTGAATCAGAAAAATGACGATAAAGGCCACGACAAACGTGAGCGCCGCCGTGCTCAAAAACATGATCGTCTGGGAAATGCCCATTAACCAGCCATACACCGGAGGTCCTGCTGCCACCCCGAGGAATCGCACGGAACCGTACAACGACGTAACGAATCCGCGTTTTTCTTTATTAACCGCCCCCGTGATCAAGCTGTTTAAACACGGAAGAATTAAGCCCGTGCCGATGCTGCTGAACACAAGCACGCCGATGAACGGAATGAGCCGGTCGAAAAAGATCAACGTCGCGAACGACGCCGTCATCAAAAACAAGCCGAAGACGATCAATTTTTTCATCAACGCCTGATTTTTCTTGATTTTTGCCCCTGTAAAATAGGCCGTCGTACATAAAAACAACAGCGGAATGGCGAGCACTCCGCCTTTCGGAACGCCATTAATGTTATGGTATTTCTCCAAAATGTCGGACAAGTAGAACAAAATGCCAAACAACGTGAACAAACCGACGGCGCCGGTCAAATAAGCGGCGAACAGCCATCTTCCTTCCGTCCGAAACGCCCCGAACAAGCCTTTCATGTACTTGCCGATTGATTGCGAAGAATTATTCGTTTTCTTCTCTTTAACGAAGAAAATCAACAGGATGATGGAGACGGCGCAAAACACCGGAAACGCAAAAAACGCAGCATACCAGAACAAAATTGAAAACAAAGCGCCAAGAATCGGCGATACGACTTTACCGAGCGCATTGGAAGCCTCAGCCAGACCGAGCACCCGGCTTTGTTGCCCGCCTTTGAACAGATCGCCGGTGAGTGCCATCGCAATCGGAGCGGTTCCGGCAGCCCCGATGCCTTGGATGATTCTTCCCGACATGATCCATAAATAGGCATTGCCGAACCAAGCTGCAGCGGAACCGGCCAACAATCCGCCGCCGCCGTACAAAATTAAACAAGGGATCATGATCGCTTTTCGCGAAAAGCGGTCGGAAAGGTAACCCAAAATCGGGATCGCGAGCCCGGCGCTGATCGAAAACGCCGTAATAACGAGACTCACTTGAAATTGCGTTAAATTCAGCACGGATTTCATTTTCGGTAAGATCGGGATGAGCATCGAATTGCCGAGCACGAGAATCAAGGGAACGGCGCTGATCGCCGCGATCTCGAGCCCGTTTGCTTTCGCTTTTTGATCCGCCACGGGGCATCCAACTCCTTTTCGCCTCTATTGTTTGACATACAGGCAGCAAATATGCACATTCGCCCATCCCTGCTGCGCGAACTTTTTTCTGACTGGTGAATACGCTGTCAACTAGGAGGTGTTCGCCTACAATGAATTTCTTATCCTTGCCCGAACGAACGGAAAAACCGCGAACTTTCGGTCTTACTTCGGTCGTCGATTTCGGCGTCCCCATCGGTGAACTTGAGCTTCTATTGCATGACCACCATTCTTTTATCGATATTGTAAAAATAGGAATCGGAACCGCGTATGTGACTCCCAGCCTCGACGACAAATTGACTCTTTACAAAGAGTACGACATTATTCCATACTTCGGGGGCACATTGTTTGAAAAAAGTTACGCGAAAGGCGTTCTGCCGGAATACATCGAATATTTGAAAGCGCACGGAATTGAATGGATGGAAATCTCCAACGGGGTGTTGGACATTCCGCTGGAAGAACGCTTACAGTTAATTGAAGAATTGAAGAA
This region of Bacillales bacterium genomic DNA includes:
- a CDS encoding YitT family protein translates to MNIPAETIQHKKLSTSQIFRRALFVPIGAFLEAVALEVFLVPNEIIDGGIVGISIILSYLFHVQLGFLLFLLNLPFFFLGYKQMGKTFAIITMFGITSLSLFTFMLETVPKLTNDPLLAAVFGGIILGIGVGIVIRNGGTSDGTEILAVLFNKGTPFSVGEIVMFFNVFILGSAGFVYGWDRAMYSLIAYFIAFKMIDITIEGLESSRSVWIVSEEHRQIGDALNSRLGRGITYLNGEGGYSGDDKMMIFCVITRMEEAKLKSIVDEFDPSAFLAIGDIHDVKGGRFKKRDIH
- a CDS encoding YnfA family protein — its product is MKAILLFLLAGLAEIGGGWLVWLWLREGYSFVYGVIGSFLLIAYGIIPTMQNFPAFGRIYAAYGGVFILLSLFWGWTADRKTPDFFDWLGASICLLGTAVILWAPRG
- a CDS encoding VTT domain-containing protein; the protein is MVDMLLDLLNQLGAFGLMIGLALESSSLPFPGTLIALFYGYLLQPGIAELIAIGLAGAFVYTLFSFIPYFLGYKMEGYIKRKLKHRKIERAQRSFQRFGTWSIALSRPFGVGNYISYASGVSKIKPLPFAVLTFVGVLPWLLCLLFLGQMGKVDSVRSILTGFQTYVVIGVLLIIAGGFACKFIKKKNVSAFREGKETHES
- the cls gene encoding cardiolipin synthase — encoded protein: MNKQLRQFVLLAILTGCLYVGLFSHHHSAAKTFAIILYFVVLVSIVFQLLLENRSPYKTLLWIYVLLFLPVIGYLYFIYSGQLQVKGYLFQRKRENNETYLRNAFNNKQNPLWENMTGEEQRISNMIVKKSNFPISFFTETKVLRNGDETFPAILEALKNARRYIYLEYYIFRDDDIGTEIVRVLEEKARQGLDVRLIYDAVGSVGLSMRTIKKMEAAGVQVACFSPIKSGFFNQKINFRNHRKIIVVDGKAGFVGGLNIGDEYLGRDKRMGFWRDTHLLVKGEAVRSLHAIFIIDWAYLSHETVTPEQTERTFPMGKSDGGVQVAASGPDSNEGLMTNLYFSMITSARQSVWIATPYFIPNKAIRSALAMAAARGVSVKLMVPETNDGFLTKYATRSYFDELLDNGIEVYMYRKGFMHQKIMIVDGRYASIGTANVDFRSLNLNFEVNVFLFNCSSVKELINNYKTDIAESVQVDLERYRNRRLTVRAKESVARLFSPAL
- a CDS encoding VOC family protein; this translates as MIRVRFASIPVSDQDRSLAFYTEKLGFEVVTDQPFGNGQRWIELQPPGSETLIVLFTPPGQEDRIGQFQNVAFTSDDVEKDYRELSERGVEFIEPATRQQWGGIQAIFQDPDGNKFVLASPDQ
- a CDS encoding DUF899 family protein, producing MTELESRIESLEKEIAEKKKELARLRKQRERREVEDFRLRDPDGNEIKLSQLFGEHDELVVIQNMGRNCSYCTMWADGFNGIYEYVQRKAGFALASPDSPDIQQTMRKQRGWTFPMVSTEGTSFKKETGFADEHGQHPGVSVFRKGPHGELYYTNRADFGPGDDFCAVWHVYDMLSDRGDGK
- a CDS encoding VOC family protein, producing the protein MNITEMTMQFRVKDYEEGVRWYEKLFRRPADFVPHEDFAEWEMLSGCWLQVAKGEPAEGSGPLRLGVDEIEGERKRLIAELGVEPSPVYSREGVPVKWCTFSDPWGNRIGFFQELSSGTNQKEQEK
- a CDS encoding SRPBCC domain-containing protein — its product is MPEISHETYIQAPPEKVYETLTTAAGWNAWFTDGTTVDLEGDIRFRWQNFGSERKTIEDGGPVLEAVPYKKFTFQWFPGETLCTVSLKLAPYKEGTLLSIHETGYSTSDRDLSAMANCAAGWGEAMTLLKFYLERGIVCKEDLRG
- a CDS encoding TIGR02328 family protein, which codes for MRLWHEALLSDLPRAQLLGQHRECCALRGNSWGKPHATVDYVFDYSPIQLYRYHRKVMDEMQRRGYQVDPLWDDPCYRGKNCAPYREREIEKRTTNVSDPVYPEHDETYLYECIENLRAKGAEIRPK
- a CDS encoding DUF3445 domain-containing protein, whose product is MTVTAVLESFPFPFEEDTFRYSNNSVPLEPPVCIEITPEYRKEIALKRRLLDTHFDRCYRSLPHTLDAQREAADLIIEQFSAFYPEHFAVVHDGQRTEVFNKLTGEKEIFGCGKLRQGEEEPLYKIGRHVQEDLILMMQRDGELYLDAGQLCFPANWSLAFDIGMAFGAIHDPVPRLSKSRLLEKIRKFIMRIEPEQPWTRKNWSLTVDRQLDTPLETVSSWGRKRQEITPENAGDRIHLRVEVQKLFRLPASHSILFSIHTHLLSVRELAGNQEWLRRFRSVVEELPDDVAAYKGLAPFRKALLEHLRLELRR
- a CDS encoding dimethylamine monooxygenase subunit DmmA family protein → MNFEFAANKRLYLLFGDEAGRKMLQEIEKTLAEKELPFERHYGRSDAAQWLSQQKMGSYLYGAGRSDWVDQMKRLAENAGFSEEEMQWLTVGAENKQVFCSGCHAVQRAGSRRRLACANCGLPLSVSEHYSTFHRAYLGYPDE
- a CDS encoding PDR/VanB family oxidoreductase produces the protein MKVTVDQMIRETADVKRFRLRATDGRELPRFSAGAHIATTAGGFERNYSLVDGDREFYEIAIRRESGSRGGSVYWHDRVSEGDEVEIRCPKNHFPLSFRAKHHVFFAAGIGITPFMAMMRELSERGASFELHYAARSRADCAFYDAIQRRFGSNACFYFSKTGHRLTTERLLELPIGSHVYFCGPESFIHDFTEAALSLGYPKGSLHHERFAAKPVPNPQPFTLVLAKTGQTLHVPKNKTVLEVLRETGVKVPYSCRVGACGTCEVEVLKGKIDHYDSFLSDEEREKEDTMLTCVSRCRSGKLILNL
- a CDS encoding MFS transporter, with product MADQKAKANGLEIAAISAVPLILVLGNSMLIPILPKMKSVLNLTQFQVSLVITAFSISAGLAIPILGYLSDRFSRKAIMIPCLILYGGGGLLAGSAAAWFGNAYLWIMSGRIIQGIGAAGTAPIAMALTGDLFKGGQQSRVLGLAEASNALGKVVSPILGALFSILFWYAAFFAFPVFCAVSIILLIFFVKEKKTNNSSQSIGKYMKGLFGAFRTEGRWLFAAYLTGAVGLFTLFGILFYLSDILEKYHNINGVPKGGVLAIPLLFLCTTAYFTGAKIKKNQALMKKLIVFGLFLMTASFATLIFFDRLIPFIGVLVFSSIGTGLILPCLNSLITGAVNKEKRGFVTSLYGSVRFLGVAAGPPVYGWLMGISQTIMFLSTAALTFVVAFIVIFLIHVKKEKQPTGEQEQEQEHNSLFRKLQLNTE